CCGAGGTGTTCCAGCAGGTCGGCGGTGCCGCAGGAGGACGAGGCGGCGCGGTTGCCGTGCTTGACCACGCGTACCCCGGCGCCGGCCACCACGAGCGCGGTCATGGTGGAGATGTTGACCGTGTGCGCGAGGTCACCACCGGTGCCGACCACGTCCAGGGCGGTCCGGCGCAGCTCCTCGGGCAGCACCACCTCGACGGAGCGGCCGAGCATCGCCTGCACCAGGCCGGCCAGCTCGGCCGGGGTCTCACCCTTCGCGCGCAGCGCCACGGCGAAGCCGGCGACCTGGGCCGGGCTGGCCGCACCCGTCATGATCTCGTCCATCGCCCAGGCGGTGTCGGCGGTGGTGAGCTCGTCGCCGCGCAGCAGCGCGTTGAGCAGCAGCGGCCAGGTCCGTTCGCCCATGGCGGGCCTCCCGAGCGGGCGTGGAGATGCGGGTGGTGAGGAACGACGTCGGCGCCACGGCCGCGATGCCGTGGCGCCGAGGGGGTGGGTCAGGCCGCGGCGTGCGTACGCCGCAGCAGCTCGGCGACGGTGGTGCCGGTGGTCACGGGGTCGAGCGGGTGCACCAGCGTCGCGTCGACCTCGGCGTACGCGGCCAGCCAGCGGTCGGCCGCCCGGGCGATCACCACGCAGGTCGGCGGGGCGTCGTCCCGGTCGTCCTTGATCTGCCGGGCGATGCCGATGCCACCGCCCGGGGTGGCCTCGCCGTCGAGCAGGAGCAGGTCGATCTCGTAGTCGTCGACCAGCCGGACGCACTCGGCGTAGTCGGCGGCGTCGACGAACTCGATCTGGAGCCCGGGCGCGGGCCGGGTGCCGACGGCCAGCCGCATCCGGTCGCGGACCTTCGGGTCGTCGCTGTAGAGCAGGACGGTGCAAAGACGATCGCTCATCGCTGGCTTGGCTCCCACCTCGTAGCTGCCCGCTGATCGTAGCGGTCGTCACATCGGGCCGGACGGCCCGCCCTGGCGGGCCGCTGGGCGTACCGCCCGGGACGGTCAGGCGGGCGACTCGGCGGCGCGTTGCCGGGCCTCCTGGCGGTCCAGCTCGCGGTCCACCCGGCGGGCCTCCCGCTCGGACTGCT
The window above is part of the Micromonospora inositola genome. Proteins encoded here:
- a CDS encoding response regulator encodes the protein MSDRLCTVLLYSDDPKVRDRMRLAVGTRPAPGLQIEFVDAADYAECVRLVDDYEIDLLLLDGEATPGGGIGIARQIKDDRDDAPPTCVVIARAADRWLAAYAEVDATLVHPLDPVTTGTTVAELLRRTHAAA